Proteins from a genomic interval of Oncorhynchus mykiss isolate Arlee chromosome 21, USDA_OmykA_1.1, whole genome shotgun sequence:
- the LOC110518420 gene encoding urocortin-3-like has protein sequence MMPFLRTLVVLAVLCAPTSSLCLRLYQSDYNLLCDDDILAEVQTNDVPSDTFPVSESLGSLFKSGDTLSSAESREKRTSTYPANYRFLSQTQLRSKMFQNSINNDRLRKFTLSLDVPTNIMNILFDIQKSKNLRAKAADNARLMAQIGRRKRQ, from the coding sequence ATGATGCCGTTCCTAAGAACCCTGGTTGTGCTGGCTGTCCTCTGCGCGCCAACCTCCAGCCTCTGTCTCAGACTGTACCAGAGCGACTACAACCTCCTCTGTGACGATGACATACTAGCTGAGGTCCAGACGAACGACGTTCCCAGTGACACGTTCCCAGTGTCGGAAAGCTTGGGCTCCCTCTTCAAGTCAGGAGACACTCTCTCCTCCGCAGAGTCGCGGGAGAAAAGGACGTCGACTTACCCCGCCAACTACAGGTTTCTCAGTCAGACGCAGCTAAGGAGTAAGATGTTCCAGAACAGCATTAATAATGATCGGCTACGCAAGTTTACCCTGTCTCTAGATGTGCCCACCAACATCATGAACATTCTCTTTGACATCCAAAAGTCCAAGAACCTACGCGCAAAAGCGGCCGACAACGCGCGTCTGATGGCGCAGATTGGACGAAGGAAGAGACAGTAG